The Macrobrachium nipponense isolate FS-2020 chromosome 1, ASM1510439v2, whole genome shotgun sequence genome includes a window with the following:
- the LOC135218908 gene encoding uncharacterized protein LOC135218908 has translation MGSNTSGVGSVRHLERGTGVLAHKSQRVGGHSFGSPILRRPSLKLNCPDQLGQHHSSGLPQETGRNALSVPVQSSEGDPVVGTSTRRNDPYEVCGRCRKRPCRSSQSARSTAADRMDSSSGGMPGAVEAMGTSSSRPFRYIEDEETSAILLPCSRPRSSSDRCPSLGLDRDGPLCLPPVQDLGRSHEEVRSIGRDENDFDRPALACEGMVHRGHDLLGRLPKDATLEDRSTQTAPLREVPQKPLRSESWYRKKGVSSTTTSVNQIADFLLYLRNDLKLAVPTIKGYRSVLSAVFRHRGLDLANNKDLHDLLRSFETTKVAQPKLPSWNLDVVLKFLTSSPFEPLQDASLRNVTRKAIFLTALVTAKRVSEIQVISKHVGFKGHNAVCLLSPMFLAKNENPSNPWSKSFEIKGMAEIIGREPERVLCPVRALKFYLQKTMECRGPSSNL, from the exons atggggagcaacactagtggggtaggaagtgtcaggcacctggagaggggaacaggtgtcctggcacataaatctcaaagagttGGCGGCCATTCATTTGGCTCTCCAATTCTTCGAAGACCAAGTCTCAAACTGaattgtccagatcaactcggacaacaccacagctctggcttacctcaagaaacagggaggaatgcactctcggtccctgttcagtCTAGCGAGGGAGATCCTGTTGTGGGCACAAGCACGAGGCGTAACGATCCTTACGAGGTTTGTGGCAGGTGTcgaaaacgtccgtgcagatcttctcagtcggcaagatcaactgctgccgaccgaatggactcttcatcaggaggtatgccaggagctgtggaggctatggggacgtcctctagtagaccttttcgctacatcgaggacgaGGAGACTTCCGCTATACTGCTCCCCTGTTCtcgacccaggagcagtagcgatagatgcccttctctgggattggacagggatggacctttatgccttccccccgttcaagatcttgggagaagtcatgaggaagttcgcagcatcggaagggacgagaatgactttgatcgccccgCTTTGGCctgcgaaggaatggttcacagaggtcatgaccttcttggtagacttcccaaggacgctACCCttgaggacagatctactcagacagccccacttcgagaggtaccacaaaaacctctccgctctga GAGTTGGTATAGAAAGAAGGgcgtttcctctaccacgacctctgtgaatcaaatagcagacttcctccTTTATCTAAGGAATGACTTAAAGTTAGCAGTCCCGACAATAAAAGGCTACAGGAGTGTGTTGTcggcagtgtttagacacagaggcctGGATTTGGCTAATAACAAGGACCTTCATGATTTAttaagatcctttgagaccacGAAGGTAGCTCAACCTAAGCTGCcttcctggaacttggacgtggtcctgaagttcTTGACGTCCAGTCCATTTGAACCTCTCCAGGATGCATCTTTGAGGAACGTTACAAGAAAGgctattttcctaactgctctggtgacggcgaagagagttagcgaaattcaagtgaTCAGTAAGCATGttggcttcaaagggcataatgctgtTTGTTTGTTGAGCCCAATGTTcctagctaaaaatgaaaacccttccaacccttggtcTAAGAGTTTTGAGATAAAAGGGATGGCTGAAATTATTggacgagagccagagagagtcctgtgccctgtcagggctctcaaa